A genomic region of Rhipicephalus sanguineus isolate Rsan-2018 chromosome 1, BIME_Rsan_1.4, whole genome shotgun sequence contains the following coding sequences:
- the LOC119382635 gene encoding sex-determining region Y protein, with the protein MRQEVQHYHQLRSGVPPPPKAFMPFAQEKRRSVAAEKPNENNQRVSSRLGKMWRSLSAFDKQPYQRKAAAADAVHRRRYPDYVFDQRRAHQSKEQECMRGSSTKGDSSSSPEVPCPLFRVEVGSLKFQQPSAAIITAAEKQSSCNLGCLWAYIGRSTGHAISLANGLGIADSAARPCHVYPCLA; encoded by the coding sequence ATGAGGCAAGAAGTGCAGCACTACCACCAGCTGCGGTCAGGCGTCCCACCGCCTCCAAAGGCCTTCATGCCGTTCGCACAGGAGAAGAGGCGATCGGTGGCCGCCGAGAAGCCGAATGAAAACAACCAGCGTGTGAGCAGTCGCCTGGGTAAGATGTGGCGTTCGCTCAGCGCCTTCGACAAGCAACCCTACCAGCGCAAGGCAGCCGCAGCTGATGCCGTCCACCGAAGGAGATACCCTGACTACGTCTTCGATCAGCGCAGGGCCCACCAGAGCAAGGAACAGGAATGTATGCGAGGCTCAAGCACGAAGGGTGACAGTAGTAGCAGCCCAGAAGTTCCATGTCCTTTGTTCAGGGTGGAGGTGGGTAGCCTGAAGTTTCAGCAGCCATCAGCCGCCATCATCACTGCCGCTGAGAAACAATCGTCGTGCAACCTGGGTTGCCTGTGGGCTTACATCGGGCGCTCGACAGGACACGCCATTTCTTTGGCCAACGGCCTCGGCATCGCTGACTCGGCTGCACGGCCCTGCCACGTGTACCCTTGCCTCGCGTGA
- the LOC119382642 gene encoding transcription factor SOX-18-like, with product MAGPSTSRDVQHSHHLRSRTPPPTNAFMQFAQKKRRSVAAEKLNEDNQRVSSGMGKLWRSFCAIDKGPYQRNEAEAAAVQRRRYPYYVFDERGAHQRGERERRISPGMSLPGCVPDVQGKRNSSPALPRAPSKAEADRSCSIHPPLSPPPQRYNRRATSATLDRVLGADQWTPYPGLMTTSWSQ from the coding sequence ATGGCAGGTCCATCAACGAGCCGAGACGTGCAGCACAGTCACCATCTTCGGTCACGGACTCCGCCGCCTACAAACGCCTTCATGCAGTTTGCACAGAAGAAGAGGCGATCGGTGGCGGCCGAGAAGCTGAACGAAGACAACCAGCGTGTGAGCAGCGGCATGGGCAAGCTGTGGCGTTCCTTTTGCGCCATCGACAAGGGACCCTATCAGCGCAATGAAGCCGAAGCTGCTGCCGTGCAACGAAGGAGATACCCCTACTACGTCTTCGATGAGCGCGGGGCCCACCAGCGCGGGGAACGTGAGCGAAGGATAAGCCCCGGAATGAGCCTGCCTGGCTGTGTTCCTGATGTTCAGGGGAAAAGAAACAGCAGCCCAGCGCTTCCGCGAGCTCCTTCCAAGGCGGAGGCAGACCGGAGTTGCAGCATCCATCCGCCTCTGTCGCCACCACCGCAGAGGTACAACCGCCGTGCAACCAGTGCTACACTTGACCGCGTTTTGGGCGCTGATCAGTGGACGCCGTACCCTGGGCTGATGACGACGTCCTGGTCACAGTGA
- the LOC119382651 gene encoding sex-determining region Y protein-like gives MAVPSTSEVVRHSHQLWSRIPPPTNAFTQFAQEKRRSVSSEKLNEGNQRVSSRLGELWRSLSTVDKGPHQRNEADSAAVHRRRYSDCAFTQRGAHQRGEHERRISSKMSLPGSAPDVQGKGAAAQRFRELRPWWRQTAVAASIRPGRHHQEVQTPCSQG, from the coding sequence ATGGCGGTTCCATCGACGAGCGAAGTCGTGCGGCACAGCCATCAGCTTTGGTCACGGATTCCGCCGCCTACAAACGCCTTCACGCAGTTTGCACAGGAGAAGAGGCGATCGGTCTCCTCCGAGAAGCTGAACGAAGGCAACCAGCGTGTGAGCAGCCGACTGGGCGAGCTGTGGCGTTCCCTCAGCACCGTCGACAAGGGACCCCACCAGCGCAATGAAGCCGATTCTGCTGCCGTCCACCGAAGGAGATACTCCGACTGCGCATTCACTCAGCGCGGTGCCCACCAGCGCGGGGAACATGAGCGCAGGATAAGCTCAAAAATGAGCCTGCCTGGCTCTGCTCCTGACGTTCAGGGAAAAGGAGCAGCAGCCCAGCGCTTCCGCGAGCTGCGACCATGGTGGAGGCAGACCGCAGTTGCAGCATCCATACGCCCCGGTCGCCACCACCAAGAGGTACAAACTCCATGCAGCCAGGGCTAA
- the LOC119382661 gene encoding sex-determining region Y protein-like, which translates to MRQEVQHYHQLWSGIPPPPNAFMPFAQEKRRLVAAEKLNENNQRVSSRLGKMRHSLSSSDKQPYQRKAAEAGAVHRRRYPNYVFDQGRAHQRKEQECMRGSSTKGESSRSPEVPCPFFRVEVGSLEFQQPSAAIITAAEKPSSCNLGCPWAYMGRSTGHAVSLANDPRIASSVARPCHVHPSLA; encoded by the coding sequence ATGAGGCAAGAAGTGCAGCACTACCACCAGCTGTGGTCAGGCATTCCACCGCCTCCAAATGCCTTCATGCCGTTTGCACAGGAGAAGAGGCGATTGGTGGCCGCCGAGAAGCTGAATGAAAACAACCAGCGTGTGAGCAGCCGCTTGGGTAAGATGCGGCATTCGCTCAGCTCCTCCGACAAGCAACCATACCAGCGCAAGGCAGCCGAAGCTGGTGCCGTCCACCGAAGGAGATACCCCAACTACGTCTTCGATCAGGGCAGGGCCCACCAGCGCAAAGAACAGGAGTGCATGCGAGGCTCAAGCACGAAGGGTGAAAGTAGTAGGAGCCCAGAAGTTCCATGTCCTTTCTTCAGGGTGGAGGTGGGTAGCCTGGAGTTTCAGCAGCCATCAGCCGCCATCATCACTGCCGCTGAGAAACCATCGTCGTGCAACCTGGGTTGCCCGTGGGCTTACATGGGGCGCTCGACAGGACACGCCGTTTCTTTGGCCAACGACCCCCGCATCGCTAGCTCGGTGGCACGGCCCTGCCACGTGCACCCCTCCCTCGCGTGA